In Persicimonas caeni, a single window of DNA contains:
- a CDS encoding PRC-barrel domain-containing protein: protein MALKKLSHLDDWHVSDRKEDVRGKVLYERDGGRIGKIDDMLVDTDAKLVRTVILDNGERFSVDDIDITSDGVYLHKGTHTQGHTQTHTEPRVKIYRGSESSSTRPRA from the coding sequence ATGGCTCTGAAGAAGTTGTCCCATCTCGACGATTGGCACGTGTCCGACCGCAAAGAGGATGTTCGCGGAAAGGTGCTCTACGAGCGCGACGGCGGACGCATCGGCAAGATCGACGACATGCTCGTCGATACCGACGCCAAGCTTGTGCGCACCGTGATCCTCGACAACGGCGAGCGCTTCTCGGTCGACGATATCGACATCACCAGCGATGGCGTCTACCTGCACAAGGGGACGCACACGCAGGGGCATACACAGACGCATACCGAGCCGCGGGTGAAGATCTACCGCGGCTCCGAGTCATCGTCGACACGTCCGCGCGCCTGA
- a CDS encoding D-arabinono-1,4-lactone oxidase, whose product MLLTSKAASQREFCNWAGNQTCRPAGIHMPSSEAEFVELVRLVRARGQTLRVVGAGHSWSGIACTDGHLVSLDRMAEVLELDADAGTVTVEAGVRLHALVDYLLERGMALPNLGSVAEQSVAGVISTGTHGTGVGIGNLSSMVESLRLVTGTGDIVEVDRESDPALFAAARVGLGSLGIITAVTMRCVPAFNLYERSWTLRFDEALCQMQSLVDRHDHIKFWWLPHTGRIQVFAADRTPREPTRVKLMHRIDDSGLLKPVFAGVLGLGGRYPEMIPALNWLVAATYFADYELVDRSHRVFNLPMPPSHLEAEFGFAREDAESALEQMRALIEWDQIRVNFITEVRFVAADDIWLSPAYGRESCQLGAYIGETPQWRSYFEGVEQIAWRMGARPHWGKTFFAGAEQMREVFPHFDDFLEVRERIDPDRVFSNAFTRRVLGS is encoded by the coding sequence ATGCTTCTGACCTCCAAGGCAGCCTCACAACGTGAATTTTGCAACTGGGCGGGCAACCAGACTTGTCGGCCCGCCGGTATCCACATGCCCAGTTCGGAAGCCGAGTTCGTCGAACTCGTCCGGCTGGTACGCGCCCGTGGCCAGACCTTGCGAGTCGTCGGCGCCGGCCATTCGTGGTCGGGCATCGCGTGCACCGACGGTCATTTGGTCAGCCTCGACCGCATGGCGGAGGTGCTCGAGCTCGACGCCGACGCCGGCACCGTGACGGTGGAGGCGGGCGTTCGCCTGCACGCGCTGGTCGACTATTTGCTCGAGCGAGGTATGGCGCTGCCCAACCTGGGCTCGGTGGCCGAGCAGTCTGTCGCAGGCGTCATCTCCACGGGCACGCACGGCACCGGGGTGGGTATCGGCAATTTGTCGTCCATGGTCGAGTCGCTTCGGCTGGTCACCGGCACCGGCGATATCGTCGAGGTCGACCGAGAGAGCGACCCTGCGCTCTTCGCCGCCGCCAGGGTCGGCTTGGGGAGTCTGGGAATCATCACCGCCGTGACGATGCGCTGCGTGCCCGCGTTCAACCTGTACGAGCGCTCCTGGACCCTGCGCTTCGACGAGGCGCTCTGCCAGATGCAGTCGCTCGTCGACCGCCACGACCACATCAAGTTTTGGTGGCTGCCGCACACCGGTCGCATCCAAGTATTTGCCGCCGACCGCACCCCGCGCGAGCCGACACGGGTCAAGCTGATGCATCGCATCGACGACTCCGGGCTGCTCAAGCCGGTTTTTGCTGGGGTGTTGGGGCTGGGCGGGCGCTATCCGGAGATGATCCCGGCGCTCAACTGGCTCGTGGCGGCGACCTATTTTGCCGACTACGAGCTGGTCGACCGCAGCCACCGCGTCTTCAATTTGCCGATGCCGCCGAGTCACCTGGAGGCCGAGTTCGGCTTTGCGCGCGAGGACGCCGAGTCGGCCCTCGAGCAGATGCGTGCGCTCATCGAGTGGGACCAGATTCGGGTGAATTTCATCACCGAGGTGCGCTTTGTGGCCGCCGACGACATCTGGCTGAGCCCGGCCTACGGGCGCGAATCGTGCCAGCTGGGCGCGTATATCGGCGAGACGCCGCAGTGGCGCTCCTATTTTGAAGGGGTCGAGCAAATCGCCTGGCGCATGGGGGCGCGGCCGCACTGGGGCAAGACGTTCTTTGCCGGTGCCGAGCAGATGCGCGAGGTCTTTCCGCACTTCGACGACTTTCTCGAGGTGCGCGAGCGCATCGATCCCGACCGTGTCTTCTCGAACGCGTTTACCCGGCGCGTGCTAGGCAGCTAG
- a CDS encoding phosphatase PAP2 family protein produces MRLRRRIAALMTMVVLWVPISVSAQSAPAAAQAQKAEQAQKAEQAQEQAEHDQLRQVAAPTEEARETEQTDEDWWTPWYLVDYGLIAAGTTALIVGEEIEPTYDAGIGPAYNPDDPASFFASPDAQLVGERFIDEHQGETVPASWVMGAIGGATLYLGALEGKAWADGSGSAQQFHDMMIGFLETTALTAGVTNLVKPSVGRLRPDFQDRALRHVCSTDAPSNVDCDGYRNQPLSDDPDEAEAILLDGRRSFFSGHSSNAFSVFTYTSLAIGGHYVWGDDATPRSRAAGIFAQSLLMTTASYVAGSRLIDGRHHVSDVLSGAAVGLAFANFSYWRRFDLAGNPRGRDLQFWEQVDLDIELGPAPNGAGVQLTVRH; encoded by the coding sequence ATGCGTCTACGTCGGCGAATTGCCGCTCTGATGACGATGGTGGTGCTGTGGGTTCCGATTTCGGTTTCCGCTCAGTCAGCGCCTGCAGCAGCACAAGCACAAAAAGCAGAACAAGCACAGAAGGCCGAACAGGCACAAGAGCAAGCGGAGCACGACCAGTTACGGCAGGTAGCAGCGCCTACCGAAGAGGCGCGGGAGACAGAGCAGACAGACGAGGACTGGTGGACCCCATGGTACTTGGTCGACTACGGGCTCATCGCTGCGGGAACCACCGCGTTGATCGTCGGCGAAGAAATTGAGCCTACCTACGACGCGGGCATCGGACCGGCCTACAATCCGGATGATCCGGCGAGCTTCTTCGCAAGCCCCGACGCCCAACTCGTCGGCGAGCGCTTTATCGATGAACACCAGGGCGAGACCGTGCCGGCCTCCTGGGTGATGGGCGCCATCGGCGGCGCCACGCTCTATCTGGGCGCGCTCGAAGGCAAGGCGTGGGCCGACGGCTCGGGCTCCGCTCAGCAATTTCACGACATGATGATCGGCTTTCTGGAGACCACCGCGCTTACGGCCGGGGTGACCAACTTGGTCAAGCCTTCGGTGGGCCGGCTGCGTCCCGACTTCCAGGACCGCGCGCTGCGTCACGTCTGCAGCACGGACGCGCCGTCGAACGTCGACTGTGACGGCTACCGAAACCAGCCACTGTCAGACGATCCCGACGAGGCCGAGGCGATCTTGCTCGACGGGCGGCGGAGCTTCTTCTCGGGCCACAGCTCCAACGCGTTCAGCGTGTTCACCTACACCTCGTTGGCCATCGGCGGGCACTACGTCTGGGGCGACGACGCCACCCCTCGAAGCCGCGCTGCGGGCATTTTTGCCCAAAGTCTGCTGATGACGACGGCCTCGTATGTGGCCGGCTCGCGCCTAATTGACGGGCGCCACCATGTCAGCGACGTACTCAGCGGAGCGGCGGTCGGACTGGCTTTTGCCAACTTCTCCTACTGGCGGCGCTTCGACCTCGCCGGCAACCCGCGTGGTCGAGACCTGCAGTTCTGGGAGCAAGTCGACCTCGACATCGAGCTCGGCCCGGCGCCCAACGGGGCCGGCGTGCAGCTTACGGTTCGTCACTGA
- a CDS encoding YsnF/AvaK domain-containing protein, with translation MTTTIVGLFDSEQTVHRIKNGLKDHGVSERHVNTVTWRSLSEGNDPWGIGRSGENTTAKLVDELESRGVPSTDAREFAEAVRRGGNLIITEVDDDSKADEIARYLDNQESVDLSSRREKWRETGYQGFNPNADLYNREQVEQERNRILGSGEEARITKAHEDVRVGKRDVETGGLRVHKRVKEKPVEEEVHLREEHADVRREKVDKPVKGDKDVFSEETIEVREHAEEPVVQKETRIEEELHVGKEVEEHTETIRETARETEIDIERLTEGVSDKHGYGHFESDFKQHHKSQFGSTGKDYSHYEPAYRFGHAFGVSQRYKGREYNDLEPDMKRAYEREHGEGTFSNHRDAARYGFETARRRQRS, from the coding sequence ATGACTACGACAATAGTGGGACTTTTCGACAGCGAACAGACGGTCCACCGCATCAAGAACGGTCTGAAGGACCACGGCGTGAGCGAAAGGCACGTCAATACAGTGACTTGGCGAAGTCTCTCGGAGGGCAACGACCCCTGGGGCATCGGCCGGAGCGGCGAAAACACCACCGCCAAACTGGTCGACGAGCTCGAGTCACGCGGGGTGCCATCGACCGACGCGCGTGAGTTCGCCGAGGCGGTTCGCCGCGGCGGAAACCTGATCATCACCGAGGTCGACGACGACAGCAAGGCCGACGAAATCGCGCGTTACCTCGACAACCAAGAGTCGGTCGACCTGTCGAGCCGCCGCGAAAAGTGGCGTGAGACAGGCTACCAGGGGTTCAACCCCAACGCCGACCTCTACAACCGTGAGCAGGTCGAACAGGAGCGAAACCGCATCCTCGGCTCCGGCGAAGAGGCGCGCATCACCAAAGCGCACGAAGACGTACGTGTCGGCAAGCGCGACGTGGAAACAGGCGGTCTGCGCGTGCACAAGCGCGTCAAGGAGAAGCCGGTCGAAGAGGAAGTCCACCTTCGCGAGGAGCACGCCGACGTGCGCCGCGAGAAGGTCGACAAGCCGGTCAAAGGAGACAAGGACGTCTTCAGCGAAGAGACCATCGAGGTGCGCGAGCACGCCGAGGAGCCGGTGGTCCAAAAGGAGACGCGCATCGAGGAGGAGCTCCACGTCGGCAAGGAGGTCGAGGAGCATACCGAGACCATCCGCGAAACGGCGCGTGAGACCGAAATCGACATCGAGCGGCTGACCGAAGGGGTGTCCGACAAGCACGGCTACGGCCACTTCGAGTCCGACTTCAAGCAACACCACAAGTCACAGTTCGGTAGCACGGGCAAGGACTACAGCCACTACGAGCCGGCGTATCGCTTCGGCCACGCCTTTGGCGTCAGTCAGCGCTACAAGGGGCGTGAGTACAATGATCTGGAGCCTGACATGAAGCGCGCCTACGAGCGCGAGCACGGTGAGGGGACCTTCTCGAACCACCGTGACGCGGCCCGCTACGGCTTCGAAACCGCCCGGCGCCGCCAGCGCTCCTAA
- a CDS encoding fatty acid desaturase family protein: protein MQTEQGSTSPSVKFSHGGDFRRTLQKRVKHYFKDTGLDQRDQPAMYLKTAVILGWFFASYAALVFAPLPWWGRVLMAISLGLSCAGIGFSIMHDAGHRAYSKNNWVNQLLFMSLDMLGGSSYVWRFKHNTLHHSFANIDGHDDDIDIGLLGRLSPEQKRLPFHRFQHWYVWPLYGLLVVKWQFWDDFYCWATGKVGGREMPRPKGMDAAVLVGGKLVFLVFGFVVPALIHPVGWVIAFYLLASFVQGIVLATVFQLAHCVEEADFPVPPESHRMEHDWATHQLMTTVDFAQKNPLITWYVGGLNYQVEHHLFPRISHIHYPKLAEIVRETCEEFGVPYHAQPTLWGGIRSHFRHLRRMGRPETASEPTLNAA, encoded by the coding sequence ATGCAAACAGAGCAGGGTAGTACCTCGCCCTCCGTGAAGTTCTCGCACGGGGGCGACTTTCGCCGCACGCTGCAAAAGCGTGTGAAGCATTACTTCAAAGACACCGGGCTCGATCAACGCGATCAGCCTGCGATGTATCTCAAGACCGCCGTCATCCTCGGTTGGTTTTTCGCCTCCTACGCAGCTTTGGTCTTCGCTCCGCTTCCGTGGTGGGGGCGTGTGTTGATGGCCATCTCGCTGGGCCTTTCGTGTGCCGGAATCGGCTTTAGCATCATGCACGACGCCGGGCACCGAGCCTATTCGAAGAATAACTGGGTCAATCAGCTGCTTTTCATGTCCCTCGACATGCTCGGTGGCAGTTCGTACGTGTGGCGTTTCAAGCACAACACCCTGCACCACTCGTTTGCCAATATCGACGGCCACGACGACGACATCGATATCGGTTTGCTCGGACGCCTCTCGCCGGAACAGAAGCGCCTGCCGTTTCACCGCTTTCAGCACTGGTATGTGTGGCCACTGTACGGTCTCTTGGTGGTCAAATGGCAGTTTTGGGACGATTTCTACTGCTGGGCGACCGGGAAGGTCGGCGGTCGTGAAATGCCCCGTCCCAAGGGGATGGACGCGGCCGTGTTGGTAGGAGGAAAGCTGGTCTTTCTGGTCTTCGGTTTTGTGGTTCCGGCGCTCATTCACCCCGTCGGCTGGGTCATCGCGTTTTACCTGTTGGCTTCATTCGTCCAGGGTATCGTGCTGGCGACGGTCTTCCAGCTGGCGCATTGCGTCGAAGAGGCCGACTTTCCGGTGCCGCCCGAGAGCCACCGCATGGAGCATGACTGGGCCACTCACCAGTTGATGACGACGGTGGACTTCGCTCAGAAGAACCCGCTTATCACGTGGTATGTGGGAGGCTTGAACTACCAGGTCGAGCACCATCTCTTCCCACGGATCTCACATATCCACTATCCCAAGCTCGCCGAAATCGTTCGCGAAACGTGTGAAGAATTCGGCGTGCCTTACCACGCTCAACCCACCCTGTGGGGTGGCATTCGCTCCCACTTCCGCCACCTGCGTCGGATGGGGCGGCCCGAGACCGCCAGCGAGCCAACGCTGAACGCGGCTTGA
- a CDS encoding YsnF/AvaK domain-containing protein, translating to MATRAKVTDEVGEVGRLVTDVLSGERAGTLSVAFGDGRRAVVPHERVTVTDDGTYRLDGRFDEFEMSEPRPRARTPSRNETSRDETSSPDNGGADMTVAREHINVSRQRRPIGRVLVHKQVDTEEFTLDDHIDFEEAKIERVPIGRVVDEPPRVRQDGDTVVIPVLEERLVKQLVLVEEVHVRRVRHSQDISEPVTLRREHIDIERQRTDSGNEPGESRPS from the coding sequence ATGGCGACAAGAGCGAAGGTCACCGATGAAGTAGGAGAGGTAGGAAGATTGGTGACCGACGTGCTCTCGGGAGAGCGCGCCGGCACCCTGAGCGTGGCCTTCGGCGACGGCCGCCGCGCCGTGGTGCCCCACGAGCGCGTGACGGTGACCGACGACGGGACCTATCGGCTCGACGGACGTTTTGACGAGTTCGAGATGTCCGAGCCACGGCCACGGGCTCGCACTCCCTCGCGCAATGAGACCTCGCGCGATGAGACGTCGTCGCCCGACAACGGCGGCGCCGACATGACGGTGGCACGAGAGCATATCAACGTCAGCCGCCAGCGCCGTCCCATCGGACGTGTGCTCGTCCACAAGCAGGTCGACACCGAGGAGTTCACCCTCGACGACCACATCGACTTCGAGGAGGCCAAGATCGAGCGCGTGCCCATTGGACGCGTGGTCGACGAGCCACCGCGAGTGCGCCAGGACGGCGACACGGTCGTCATCCCGGTGCTCGAAGAGCGATTGGTCAAGCAATTGGTGCTCGTCGAAGAGGTTCACGTGCGTCGCGTGCGGCACTCGCAAGATATCAGCGAGCCGGTGACGTTGCGGCGCGAGCACATCGACATCGAGCGCCAGCGCACAGATTCTGGCAACGAGCCGGGCGAATCACGCCCTTCCTGA
- a CDS encoding PRC-barrel domain-containing protein, with protein MTIQRLSKLADWKLKHKHQDIRGQELCRRSGECLGTIIDMVVDTDTRIVTSVVLEDGRHYATEDIIDENGQIILEPHATKLAEPPARAPGAHRPSRPMDRP; from the coding sequence ATGACGATCCAGCGACTCTCGAAGCTCGCCGACTGGAAGCTCAAGCACAAACACCAAGATATTCGCGGGCAGGAATTGTGCCGACGCAGCGGCGAATGCCTGGGCACGATCATCGACATGGTCGTCGATACCGACACCCGCATCGTCACCAGCGTGGTACTCGAAGACGGGCGCCACTACGCGACCGAGGACATCATCGACGAAAACGGCCAGATCATCCTCGAGCCGCACGCCACCAAGCTCGCCGAGCCGCCGGCGCGTGCGCCCGGGGCGCATCGGCCGTCGCGACCGATGGACCGCCCCTAG